In the genome of Sus scrofa isolate TJ Tabasco breed Duroc unplaced genomic scaffold, Sscrofa11.1 Contig2113, whole genome shotgun sequence, the window ccatggggttgcaggttcaatccctggcctcactcagtgagttagggatgtggtattgccgtgaactgtggtgtagaacGCAAatgcggcccagatcctgcattgctgtggctgtggcagaggccggcagctacagcgctgattagacccctagcctgggaacctccacatgcttcaggtgaggccctaaaaagacaaaagaaatttataaatttaaaaaaataaaatccaatccaAGTAAATTTTAATGCTTGGTGGTGGGACTCAGGCAGgaggatttttaaagtttatcagaTACGTCCAATATGAAGCCAAGATTGAGAACAAGTGACATATATTCCCCCATATACCTTCATCAATAGATTTGATTGAAGTCAAAGTTTTATAGAAAATAGCCTTGGGTAGTTCAAATGattgaaaattttatatacagaattctcactgtggctcagcaggttaaggacacaacatgaCCTCTGTGAAGatatggattcaattcctggtctcaatcagggggttaaggatccagtgttgctctaagCTGCAGGgaaggtggaagatgcagctcagatacagtgtactttggctatggcataggctgatgcagtagctctgattcactctAGCCTTGACaacttccatatgaggcaggtatggctgtaaaaaggaaaaaaagaaaaagaaaattctatatacattttaaaagaattgtgaATTTCTACAGAATGCTGGGTCATAGGTGGCAAATGCAGAAGATTCCATAGATGTAATGGAATTCACTCATGCAGTGATTTTTACATACATACGATCCAGAATAGGTAAAAATACccattatttttctgatataGGTTATtccaaactattgagtagattttcctatgctatacagtaggatttcattaatcatttttttataCAGTAGCGTGTATGTATTATTCTTACCcacttaaaactaatacaacatggtaaatcaactttacctcaataaaattaaactttaagaaAGATCAAGAATGGTATCTTAATCCCATCAAACATATGCCCATATAGGAAATgtttagttattataaatatgataaataaataatgtgagcTACAAAACTTATATGACCCAACAAACATATCTGCCAATTCCAGATGTTTTGtgtgcaattatttttaaacagcaggtggaaaaaaaaaaactgggcaaGTATTGAAATTAGGTTGTTCTGTTGAAGAGCTTCTGTAAGGCCCTCGTGATttccctgttcctcaggctgtagatgaaggggttcagcatgggggtcaCCACTGTGTACACCACTGAGGCCACTGCATCATTTCTGGGAGAATGTGAGACAGCTGAGCTGAGGTACACCCCAAggcctgttccataaaataaacaaacaacagccaggtgagagccacaggtggagaaggctttgtacCTCCCACCTGATGAGGGAactctcagaatggaggaaagtATTTGTGAATAAGAGAAAAGGATGCCTGAAAGGGGAAATCCACCAAAGATGGCACCAGTGAAGTACATCATTACTTTATGGGTGGAGGTATCATCACAGGCAAGCTTGAGGAGTTGAGgagggtcacagaagaaatgaggaaTTTCCACTTTGGTACAAAAGGTAAGATGTGACATCATCACACAGTGCAGCTGGGAGTCCAAAAGGCTGAACAGAAAAGACCCCAGGACCAGCAGGCTACAGAGGCGGGGGTTCATGATGACCTGGTAGTGCAGGGGATAAGAGATAGCTACAAACCGATCATAAGCCATCACACACAGAAGCGCACTGTCCAAACACCCGAAAAGATTAAAGAGAGTCAACTGAATCCGGCATCCCACATAGGAGATGACTCTGCTGTGAGTCTGAATGTCCAAAAGCATCTTTGGGACCGTGGTAGAGGTAAAGCCGAGGTCAGCCATGGACagaatggagaggaagaagtacatgggggtgtggaggtgggagtcagagctgaTGGTCAGGATGATCAGTAGATTCCCCAGCacggtgaccaggtacatggacaggaacagGAGGAAAGTTAGAGGTTGCAGTTCTGGATCCTCTGAGAGCCCCAGGATGAGGAATTCCAAGACACCTGTGAAATTCTGTGGTTTCGTGAAGCAGAGGCACTTTCTGAAAAATAGATGAGATTGATATAAAAGGAAACAAGTATACATGTACCCATCAGTGTGTCTCTGCTTCAGAGCCAAGCagatcataaataaaatattcagttgaGGACCACAGACCTTTAGCAATATTTATTTGTCATAACAAACACACCATTTTATGAACGTCTTTTTTTCCAAGGTTTTTTCCTCCATACATCTGTTTGTATATGtatcatattgaaaaaaataagctaaagaaCTTAGAGGAGTAAGGATATTTACAGACCCAAAAAGCCCTCCATAAGTAatgaatggccaacagggacttgctttatagcacagagaattctgccaaatattctgtgataaccaatgtgggaaaagaatttgaaagggaacagatgtgtgtacatgtatatctaaatcactttgttgtacagcagaaattattacaactttgtagattaactatacttcaataaaattttaaaacctaaaacaaCACCATAAGCACACTAAAATACCAGTTCCCATTCTTTCAAGGAACTCAGAGGAATAAGAAATATCCTttcctctaaagaaaaaaaaaatcctaattgaaGGACACTAATAGACAGTcatatatactgtattttatcCAAATGAGGTACAATTAATGTCCTTGATCTGTACAATTTATAAAACCCTAAGAACTATGCAATAAAGTATGTGGGCctactttgtgtgtgtgatgtttgGTTGCTGGCAGATTTTAAgccattcttttttgtgtgtctttgttgctattgttgccGCTGTTGCTGTTTTGGTGTTTGGGGGCAgttgccatttttaatttttaaaattaaagtatgattgatttataatgttgcatcaatttctgaagtacatcaaaatgacccagtcataacatatatatacattctttttctcatattatcttccatctgttctatcccaagagattggatatagttccctagaCAATCTATACAGTAATATTAAGCTatacttttctctcttcccctctggcTCAAATTGTGGGCAAGTTTATAATAAGTTCCTGGTGCCCCTTCCTTTGGTCATGCTATGAAAATTCAAACCAAGCCACCTTGAGCACACAGGCAGGAACTCTCACTTGGAAATTATATtcttgccacaattaaaaaacatttttttaacccCCAAACCAGCCACTTTCTTTGAACTCTTCCCCCATTTCAAACTCACTTAGAGGACCTTCCCTGCACTCCCCAGACAGGAAGATCTTCAGCTGAGGAGTAAAACCTATTACACCCTCTTGTATGTGTGGCATTTTCCATTACACCATCCAAGCCAAATCTGGCATGGGAGTCTGTGCTATTTCTGCAGAGTGTCCAGTGTAACAAGTGAGGCACTGGGACAATGACCACCACCATCCGAGGTCTTTCTGCTCATGCTGCAGCTTGCTCACTCACTTTGTTGCCTgatggcaaacacacacattgGCAACTGCCTCCTGGCAAGCTTGTCCTTCAGACTGTGCTGCACTGAGCTGCATACATTGAGCCCTTCCAATCCTCTCTTAGAGGTGTAGCTAATCTAGCATAGGAGTTTCAGTAATTATTTGGCTATTTGAGACAAGAGTTTGGGATTGTGTCTTCCCTTAATGTGGCCCTGGGTATTGTGTCTCAGTCCATACCTGTCTGTACATCTTCAAATAAAGCTGTGGCTGACACTAGGGTCAGGGGAAAGACTCTTACCCTGATGGCTATGTGTTTCAAGCATGCAGTGGCCCACATGGGTGCTCAGGGGAAAGAGGATACCCTGTGGAAGATATAGGTACCTTATGTGGTTTCTCATGAGGGTGGAAGGTAGAGGATTGTGatagagggagaaggggaaagagagaggaggttgGAGAAGAAAAAACCCGATATTGTGTATTTGCTGTCATCTGCatcataaaaagaccaaaatcttTAAACACCACTGCTGCCACCATTGCCCATGCCTTTGTTACAACAAAGAACTAAATCCTTGTGCTTATAGGGAGAAACATCCATGACACCTATGTAGTACAGTGAAAGAGTTATGTCAAACCCgatttatgcacatatataaagcCTGCAAAACATACCTCAGTttggactagccacatttcaagggtcCATGTGAAATTAAACAGTACAGAAAGACACTGTCCTGTACCCTGTGAATAGACTCGCTGCTCAGATCCAAACCTGGGTTCGCTCCTTCTTACCCCAAGACCAATTTAAAGAAGAATACTCTGCTGAAGTACAAAAGGAACCAATAATGTGTGTACCTCTGTCTTGTTGGTAATTGTGCAAATGGAAATTTGAAGGCTACATAGCACATAGCTAAGAGCCTGTCACAGGAAAACCTTGATGAAGCTTGTGATATTATGCTTACCCTCTTCATCACCAACATGATCATAATGATGACATGCAACATCATAGTTTTTTATGGCCATGtggtggtatatggaaattcctggtccagggactgaatatggGCCACAGCTGcatttaaccctctgagccagtccagggattgaatccttgcCTCCAGAGTGAACTGAGCCActgaagctggattcttaacccaccatgccacagtgggaactcctccaagatgATCTTGGAGTGCTTAGGGGATGATTCAAAGAGATCCACTGCCTTCTCTCTTGTGGATGATGCTTATGGATGCTAGAATGGGTGATGGAGGAGAGAAGAATTCTGAATGCGAGTTCTGAAATCcccaggagaaaaacagaacataGATTTCATCAGCTACTGAGCTGAAACTAGCATACCAGTGTCCTCCCACCCAACTACCCCATCCACTCTCCTTGTCTTGATGAGGAAACAATTCCCAACAGTCCCTCCCCCACTCACCACCGCCCCGGGTACTCACTGGTCCATGTTGTATCTTTGCTGCATCATGACCTAGGAGTTTGGATCCACTGCCCTCTTCTGCCTGATGAATAATGAGGGCAAAGGCTCTTTCCTCAGAACTGAGGAAGACATACATAGGCATGAATCCCCTTATGCAGATAATGACTCTGGGAGGAGGAGATACATGTAAAACCTGCCTGAGAATGGTACCCTGAAAGGCTGGAGACACTGGCTAATTATTACTTACTCCTACATTGTGTTAAAAACACAATGCACAGAGCTCCTCATTAACAAAGTTGGTCCATGTTATCCCAGTCTCTGAGGACCTCCtaatattaacaaaagaagaaaacgaaATGTATTTTGAGCATTCTGGGGCCTTCCTCTCCTCAAGAGAATGCTCACCTGTACGCTTTCAATGTACAGATTGAATTGCATTCCAGCTTCAAGCATCCTAACTTAATGCgcagcctctttttaaaaatttcatgtatGACCTTTTGCCTTTGACAACTGTAAATCCATTGTGTCAATCCAATAAATTAAGAATAATTGTATAACGAGCTCTGAAGttacttctcttttctcagtTAGGGTTTATGTCCCAAAGAGGAACATTCTAGTCCCCTTTTTAGGgatttttgctcatttaaatGATGACTCAagttgtaatttttctctttaattgatGGATATTGGTATATTAGAAAGCTATGGACTTCATACACTTATTTTTAAGTTGCTACTTCTCTTAAAGAAACCAGAGTATCTAACAGATgcaaatcaaggtgtcagctagAGCTGCAGTCCTTTCAAAGTTTCACTGGGAGAAGAATTGTTTTCAAGCCTGCTCATGTAGCCTttggaaagatggagttccctgtgagCTGTGGACCAGAggccttcctcctttctttgccACATGGGTCTCTCATGGGGAAGCTCAGAGTTGCCAGTTGGTTTCCATCAAATGCAGCAGACAAGGAGATGAAAAAATAAGGGTCAGAAAGAGGAAAGGCAGTACTTTTGTACCCTAATCTCAAAAGTGACATCCCATTAGTTTTGCCCTATTGAAAGGTTTGAAAACAAACCTCTAGtcccagattgtcaaacttgttgccatatagttgttcatagtattctcttatggtttttttgtatttctgctgtatccattgtgatttctcctttttcattttaattttggttatttgggctctttctctcctctttttagtgagtctggccaggggtttgtcaattttgtttaccttttcaaagaaccagctcttggttttattcattttctctattgttttttgagtctctattttattgatttcttctttgatctttataatttccttccttctgctgactttaggccttttttgttctttttctaattcatttagggggagggttaagttgtccatttgggatctttcttcttttttgagaaaggcctgtattgctataaatttccctctgagcactgctttcgcagcatcccataggttttgagaggttgtgtcttcattatcatttgtttcaaggtagtttttaatttccttcttgatttcctcattgacccattggttttttagtagcatgttgtttagtctccatggagtagttttctttctcacttcttttcctatggttgatttctaatttcatggcattgtggtcagagaagatacttgagataatttctatgctcctaaatttattgagattcgctttgtgtcccaatatgtggtcgattcttgagaatgttccatgagcatttgagaagaatgtgtattctgctttttttggatgtagtgtcctgaagatatcaatgaagtctaccttttctatggtttcctttaggatctctgttgctttattggttttctgtctagaggatctgtccattgatgtgaggggggtatttaggtctcctactatgattgtattctcctcaatatctccctttatgtctgttaatattgtatgtatctgggtgctcctgtatttggggcctATATGTTGATGGTaataacatcctctccttggatggatcccttaatcattaagtagtgtcctttgtctttctttatgtcttttgttttaaagtctattttgtctgatatgagtgttgtgactcctgcttttctgtcatgtctattggcatgaaatatttttctccaccctttcactttcaatctatatgtatcttttgtcctaaggtgaattTCCTGTAGGCaacatattgaaggtttttgcctttttatccactcagccactctgtgtcttttggttggggcattcagtccattgacatttaaggttataattgatagatgattatttattgccattttgaacctcatgttccagttaaCTATATGGCAacagtttgacaatctggaagaaatggacaattttctagaatcttacagcctgccaaaactgaatcaaaaagaaacagaccaaatgaacagactgatcactagaaatgaaattgaagaggtcataaaatcactccctacaaataaaagtccaggaccagatggcttcacaggtgaattctatcaaacattaaagaggaattggtgcccatcctccttaaactctttcaaaaggttgaagaagaaggaatactcccaaagacattctatgaggccaacatcaccctcattccaaaaccaggcagagataccaccaaaaaataaaactatcgcccaatatcattgatgaatatagatgcaaaaattctcaacaaaagctTAGCCaaacgaatccaacaacataccaaaaaaattatacaccatgaccaggttgggttcatcccaggttcacaaggatggttcaacatacacaaatcaatcaacatcatacaccacatgaacaaaagaaaagtcaaaaatcatatgatcatctcaatagacgcagaaaaagcatttgacaaagtccaacatccattcatgatcaagaccctcgccaaagtgggtatagagggaacattcctgaatagaatcaaagccatttatgataaacccacagcaaatataatcctcagtggggaaaaacggaaagccttcttACTCCAATCTGGAACAGGACAGGGATGCCCAtgctcaccactgctcttcaacagagttttggaagtcttagccacagcaattagacaaacaaaggaaataaaaggcatccatataggaagagaagagatcaaactgtcactgtatgcaaatgacatgatactatacaaagaaaaccccaaggactcaaccccaaaactccttgaattgattaataaattcagcaaagtagcaggatataagattaacattcagaagtcagttgcatttctgtataccagcaatgaaacattagaaaaggaatacaaaaatacgataccttttaaaattgtacctcacaaaatcaaatacctcagaatacacctgaccaaggaggtaaaggacctctatgccaagaactataaaactttaatcaaggaaatcaaagaagatgtaaagaaatggaaagatattccatgttcctgaattgggaaaatcaatattgtaaaaatggccatactacccaaagcaatctacagattcaatgcaatccatatccaattacccatgacatttttcacagaactggaacaaactatccaaaaatttaaatggaacaacaaaagacccagaatcgccaaagcaatcctgagaaacaaaaaccaagcaggaggcatcactctcccagatttcaagaaatactacaaagccacagtcatcaaaacagtgtggtactggtatcaaaacagacagacagaccaatggaacagaatagagaacccagaaataaacgatgacacctatggtcaattaatctttgacaagggaggcaggaacctctaatgggaaaaagaaagtctattcagcaagcattgctgggaaacctggacagctgtatgcaaagcaatgaaactagaacacaccctcacaccatacacaaaaataaactccaaatggctgaaagacttaaatatatgataagacaccatcaaacccctagaagaaaacctaggcaaaacactctcggatatcaacatcatgaatattttctcaggtcagtctcccaaaacaatagaaattagagcaaaaataaacccatgggacctcatcaaactgtaaagcttttgcacagcaaaggaaacccaaaagaaaacaaaaagatagcttacagaatgggagaaaatagtttcaaatgatgcaactgacaagggcttaatctctagaatatacaagcaacttatacaactcaacagcaaaaaagccaatcaatcaatggaaaaatgggcaaaagacctgaatagacatttctccaaggaagatatacagatggccaacaaacacatgaaaaaatgctcaacatcgctgattataagagaaatgcaaatcaaaactaccatgagataccacctcacaccagtcagaatggccatcattcataaatccacaaataacaagtgctggaggggctgtggagaaaagggaaccctcctgcactgctggtgggaatgtaaacttgtacagccactatggagaacagtttggagataccttagaaatctatacatagaacttccataagaccccacaatcccactcttgggcatctatctggacaaaactctacttaaaagagacacatgcacctgcatgttcattgcagcactattcacaatagccaagacatggaaacaacccaaatgtccatcgacagatgattggattcggaagaagtggtatatatacacaatggaatactactcagccataaaaaacgatgacataatgccatttgcagcaacatggatggaactagagaatctcatcctgagtgaaatgagtcagaaagacaaagacaaataccatatgatatcacttataactggaatctaatatccagcacaaatgaacatcccctcagaaaagaaaatcatggacttggagaaaagatttgtggctgcctgataggaggggaagggagtgggagggattgggagcttgggcttatcagacacaacttagaatagatttacaaggagatcctgctgaatagcattgagaactttgtctagatactcatgttgcaacagaacaatgggtTGGGAAacatgtaattgtaatatatacatgtaaggataacttgatccccttgatgtacagtgggaaaattaaaaaaaatttaaaaaaatgcaaagggaACTCTTCaaaatccataaaaaataaaaaaaaacccaaatctctATTCTCATGACACACTCAAGGCatgagtttccactgtagcaTGAATAGAGGAGTGGGAGGTTATTGGGAGCACATTAGAGTCTGCCTACCATGCAGCCTCATCTTTATCAGGACACTGGAGATAGCTCTCTGCTTCTGAATATTGTCCTAAACTCATTACACCACAACTGTCTCAGCCAAGTTTCCTTGTAGAGAAGAACTGGCATATGGGTAGAAATTGGCTCTGATTTGGGTTTCTGCAGACCTCACCATGTTTCAGGATAGGCAGTTTGAAAAAGCCaacgtaattttttttctaccagcAAGGTCCCGCCATTGACAGCCACAGCCCTTCTGTGCCTCAATACAGCAAAAATCCCTAGGCGAATCCGGATTTTTCTCATTGGGAAGAGTGCATCCTTTTCcacaatttattttccttagatCAATTTGTATTCACAGAGATTTAAGTGCTATGggcctgttaatttttttccagttaataaAGTGAGTTGTAGGGGAATGATCCCTTGCAACACTCCACATTCTACTAATGCAGTTCTCCTGCTGCAGAGGTCTCCGGAGGAGGAGTTTTGAGATTAATTTGTCATTAACTGGTATGAGGACAATGACATTACTGAGATAGTAGAGTAGGAATGACCCAAGCCTCTGTAATCCCACAAAGATcaacaattatatttcaataaagttgaaaaaaggaATACATCAAGCTAGGATACGTGAAGATAAtgatatctatatttatttagttcataACATAGGAATATTGTCTGTTTAATCCCAGAATGCTTTCagctaaatatcattaaaaatgaagCATTAAAGGCCCTGGGAATTATGAAAATACCTCCCGGTACACTCAGCTAATTAGTTGTAGGAGCTAATGCCTCAAGTCAAACTTCAGCCTGTGAAGCACATGTATTAAAACTATACAATGGCctgttaatatattaattataacaaGTTGCCCTTATTGATTGACTGCTACATACTGAATGCATGGTGTTCTGATTAGTACATTTCATTGTATCTTCTCAACCGGCCTCTCAGTTAAGTGCTCTTATTATCTTAACTCTACAGATGCGGAACTTAAATAGAAATATGTTCTATATCATATGACACAAGCTCATAACTTTGGGTTACTTATGAATTAcctaaatgcatatttaaattaaCTTCCTTAATGTTATAGTAGGATGGACCATTTGGTGGGAAACTACCATTGTACTGGTCCATGACATACACTATATAAAATTGTTGTATGGCCTTGGAAGATAAGCACTATTGCACTTAATTTACTGCTGAGGATTCTGAGGTGCAGAAAACCATTTtgaggtgttcccttgtggcacagagggttaaggacctggcattgtcactgcagcagcttgggtagctgccaTGGCTTGTGTTTGATCCACggtctgggaaattctgcatgctgagggtgtggtcccCCAAAAAGTTGGCATTGCCAAAACATCAAATTTTGGAGCCCATATTAGGGTGTGAAGTGCTCCATATCCCACATTCTTTCAATTATCTATGTTTCTTATTCTAATCAAATATTgtcacaccacacctcatggctaTGTGAAACTTTCAGTCTTTTCCCATGCTTAATGTTAAGCCATCATTATCacccttttacatttaaatctaaacaaaagaacaaaatgctaCCTCTGAGGGGAGTGTACAATTTGACATTAAAAGGCAACATAGATTTCTCACTTACCAAGGTTCTTTGCTATCACTTAAATTTGCATCAGTAGATAGCAAATAGAGTAATGTAGTAATTTGTACTGGGTGATAGTTCCCCACTAAATTCTATGGCTTCATCATCTGTCAAGTTCATTCCTTTCTTCAAATCAAAGTTTTGTATTGATGTAGTTGGTAGGTGACTTTCCTTACACTTAAAAAGCAGAGTCAACTAAATTAGTTGTTGGATAGATCTTCAGAGAACCAAGATTACTactaagaaaaatacatatatatacagcaaagtaacccagttatacatatatatatatatatactttgtctcacattatcctccatcatggtccatcaaaTCGATTAGATATGTAGTtccctgtatagcagaaattgacagaacattgtaaatcagttctaataaaaaaattaagaggaaactATTGTGATGTTGCTAAGGAAAGATGGATTATCATTTTGAAGAACACAAATGAAGCCCAAAGACTGATTTATCATGACAGAATATAGGGAAGTTTGGGAACAGTGAAGTCCTAACCAGCCTGCTAccagtgaaagaaaaagagctcCCCATTGCTGCCAACAAGGCCCTTTAGTATTTATGGTAAAGTAAAGGAAGAcaaagtttaatttatttatgacaaATTTTGTAACTTAATAATCTTCAGACACTTTTAGAGCTACATATCAACGGGAAATATACCAGGACTTAAATCTGTTCTACAACCTTTATCAACAGTATGTACTTaaagacatttctattttttaatctcatctgTCAACATTTCAACTGCACATGACTCATGGCATGTATTTCTCCCCATGTTATGATTTATCATTCAAGGGTCtatcaagaaaaagacaagctaTTTATTCCAGTTAAATGAACTGAGCGTAGAGAATTGGTTAAATAGCTACAACAAGACAgtcaaaaaaaatggaactgtgtGGCTAACAGATGGAAACCAATAAATACCAAGGGCTTAGGGGTAGACAAGGAGTAGTGAACTTAACTTTTGGGTGGGGTGAATGAAACTTACTAAgcattatttaaagtatataagaaGAAAGCCATATGGAAGATAGAGCAGTGATTTCAAAAGAACCACCCTGGTATCACAAGGTAAGTGTAGAAGGGTGATTTGGGGGCAGAGAGACAGTACCTTAATGACCAGCACAAATGAAGATCTTATGATATTGAAGGCAATGTATTAGAGGACATTGCCTGGAGTTGTAATAAGCTCTTTTGTAACTTATCCTTTCGAGGTTGATCTCTTGAGACAATGACAACTAAACCTTTCCAAGTGCTTTTAAAAACTCCTCCTACTTAGATACACACCAGTCTAACTAAATCAGGATCTCTGGTAATGAGACCAAGTCCTCAGTATG includes:
- the LOC110258460 gene encoding olfactory receptor 18-like produces the protein MVVVIVPVPHLLHWTLCRNSTDSHARFGLDGVMENATHTRGCNRFYSSAEDLPVWGVQGRSSKKCLCFTKPQNFTGVLEFLILGLSEDPELQPLTFLLFLSMYLVTVLGNLLIILTISSDSHLHTPMYFFLSILSMADLGFTSTTVPKMLLDIQTHSRVISYVGCRIQLTLFNLFGCLDSALLCVMAYDRFVAISYPLHYQVIMNPRLCSLLVLGSFLFSLLDSQLHCVMMSHLTFCTKVEIPHFFCDPPQLLKLACDDTSTHKVMMYFTGAIFGGFPLSGILFSYSQILSSILRVPSSGGRYKAFSTCGSHLAVVCLFYGTGLGVYLSSAVSHSPRNDAVASVVYTVVTPMLNPFIYSLRNREITRALQKLFNRTT